Proteins encoded in a region of the Eulemur rufifrons isolate Redbay chromosome 15, OSU_ERuf_1, whole genome shotgun sequence genome:
- the RSPH3 gene encoding radial spoke head protein 3 homolog translates to MRTCRGEASGRSQEPEVPCDTGLPGKPAYRNYLEVPPPNGTLGCWATDAGAAGGLCARGSKPRVAPTSCPGPPLLLPPLRASRNPCPWHYLHLSGSYDTLAPTCFKTKLHRRRGSPTPDMASVLTDRTSRAVNTYTYTSRPRALPCQRRRYRDNFLQPEEEPIRYGNIMYDRRVIRGNTYALQTGQLPGQPDPLELQRQQQAKRRALARKRAQEQLRPRTPEPVEGRKHVDVQTELYLEEIADRIVEVDMECQTDAFLDRPSTPLFIPAKTGKDVDTEILEGELFDFDLEVKPMLEVLVGKTIEQSLLEVMEEEELANLQAMQYAYEEIRNIELAEVQRLEEQERRHREEKERRKQQQWEIMNKHKETSQKIAARAFAQRYLADLLPSVFSSLRDSGYFYDPIERDIEIGFLPWLMDEVEKTMEYSMVGRTVLDMLIREVVEKRLSMYENKENKHQSLRPEDEHGGPGAMRDPPVGYGFQKQSLSHTQRPLLDRDDQRMSYDGEPSQERKYMEEGELLGQSEEQQ, encoded by the exons ATGCGCACTTGTAGGGGAGAGGCGTCTGGGCGGAGTCAAGAGCCGGAAGTGCCCTGCGACACAGGCCTTCCCGGGAAACCCGCCTACCGGAACTACCTGGAGGTCCCGCCCCCAAACGGAACCCTAGGTTGCTGGGCAACCGATGCCGGCGCAGCAGGCGGGCTCTGTGCTCGCGGGAGCAAACCGAGGGTagctcccacctcctgccctggcccGCCTTTGTTATTGCCGCCTCTCCGCGCGTCGCGGAATCCATGTCCTTGGCACTACTTACATCTTTCCGGTTCCTACGACACTTTAGCGCCCACCTGCTTCAAAACCAAGCTCCACCGAAGGCGAGGCAGTCCGACCCCGGACATGGCCTCTGTGTTGACCGACCGCACCTCTCGGGCCGTAAATACCTACACCTACACCAGCCGGCCCCGGGCACTGCCCTGCCAGCGCCGCCGTTACCGGGACAACTTCTTGCAGCC AGAGGAAGAACCTATACGTTATGGAAACATAATGTATGACAGAAGGGTGATCCGAGGCAACACTTACGCACTACAGACAGGGCAGCTG CCTGGACAGCCTGATCCTCTAGAGCTTCAGAGACAGCAGCAGGCTAAGAGGAGGGCTCTTGCCAGAAAACGAGCCCAAGAGCAGCTCCGACCACGAACACCCGAACCCGTGGAAGGCAGAAAGCATGTGGATGTACAAACAG AATTATACCTTGAAGAAATTGCTGACCGCATAGTAGAAGTTGATATGGAATGCCAAACAGATGCATTTTTGGACAGACCATCAACACCTCTCTTTATTCCTGCCAAAActggcaaagatgtggacacTGAAATACTAGAAGGAGAG CTCTTTGACTTTGATCTTGAAGTTAAACCAATGTTAGAGGTTTTGGTGGGAAAGACAATTGAGCAGTCTCTTCTGGAAGTAATGGAAGAAGAAGAGTTGGCCAACCTGCAGGCCATGCAGTATGCGTATGAAGAAATTCGGAATATTGAACTTGCTGAAGTTCAACGGCTTGAAGAGCAAGAAAGGAGACACCGAGAAGAAAAA GAGCGTCGGAAGCAGCAGCAGTGGGAAATAATGAACAAGCATAAGGAGACATCACAAAAAATCGCCGCCCGTGCGTTTGCGCAGCGTTACCTGGCTGACCTTCTCCCATCTGTTTTTAGCAGTCTCAGGGATAGTGGCTACTTTTATGATCCCATTGAAAGAG ataTTGAGATAGGATTCCTACCATGGCTAATGGATGAAGTTGAAAAAACCATGGAATACAGCATGGTGGGAAGAACAGTGCTTGACA TGTTGATTCGTGAAGTGGTTGAAAAGAGACTGAGTATGTATGAGAATAAGGAGAACAAACATCAGTCTCTGAGACCTGAGGATGAGCATGGTGGTCCTGGAGCAATGAGAGACCCACCAGTCGGTTATGGCTTCCAAAAGCAAAGCCTGTCCCACACACAGAGGCCTCTTTTAGACAGAGATGACCAAAGAATGTCATATGATGGAGAGCCATCCCAAGAAAGGAAGTATATGGAAGAAGGAGAGCTCTTAGGACAAAGTGAAGAACAGCAATAA